A section of the Humulus lupulus chromosome 2, drHumLupu1.1, whole genome shotgun sequence genome encodes:
- the LOC133815085 gene encoding psbP domain-containing protein 3, chloroplastic-like codes for MPQWGLVWFHFSPLPVSVVITGLGPDFTKIESFGKVDEFAETLVSGLDRSWQRPPGVEAKLINSKSSNGFYYIEYTLQRPGETHRYLFSALGMASNGWINRLYTITGQVFINAQDFVLIRWGSGGERLLIDGSLAGSLLCFLNYMNTQTKFNLCRVAFILLMHIKFTGVAVLKGFTLDKWFCG; via the exons ATGCCTCAATGGGGTTTGGTTTGGTTTCATTTTTCACCACTACCAGTGAGCGTTGTGATTACGGGGCTTGGTCCGGATTTCACCAAGATAGAATCATTCGGCAAAGTTGACGAGTTTGCTGAGACTTTG GTGAGTGGATTGGACAGGAGCTGGCAAAGACCACCAGGTGTGGAAGCCAAACTTATCAACAGTAAATCTTCCAATG GTTTCTACTACATCGAGTACACCCTGCAAAGACCAGGGGAGACTCACAGATACTTGTTCTCAGCGCTTGGAATGGCATCCAATGGTTGGATCAACAGGCTATACACCATCACTGGACAGGTATTTATAAATGCTCAAGATTTTGTGTTAATTAGGTGGGGTTCGGGTGGGGAAAGG CTTCTAATTGatg GTTCATTGGCTGGTTCCCTCTTGTGCTTTCTCAAT TACATGAATACTCAGACTAAATTCAATCTTTGTAGGGTTGCATTTATATTGTTGATGCATATAAAGTTTACTGGAGTAGCTGTGTTAAAGGGATTCACGCTAGACAAATGGTTCTGCGGCTAG